Proteins encoded within one genomic window of Hevea brasiliensis isolate MT/VB/25A 57/8 chromosome 8, ASM3005281v1, whole genome shotgun sequence:
- the LOC110671156 gene encoding uncharacterized protein LOC110671156 translates to MEIFDFEGVNADGGNVVTLSHLEKVRLSKLPKLVHIFNKIPKNVIGFQKLRKLKVDDCDSLRNILSVAVAKCLVQLQKLYISSCSMLEEIIVPKEDEKEEEASKDIIVFPTLKSLTFEWLPSLKSFCNGIYALEFPLLENLMFRECNGMKTFSYGSLSMPKLKELKINDENHQLMGTPDLNSTMSHLFKAKGKVVLNP, encoded by the exons ATGGAGATATTCGATTTTGAAGGAGTGAATGCTGATGGAGGAAATGTTGTAACACTCTCTCACCTTGAAAAAGTCCGGCTATCAAAACTACCAAAACTTGTGCACAtattcaacaaaattccaaaaaaTGTCATTGGCTTTCAGAAGCTGAGAAAGCTAAAAGTTGATGATTGCGACAGTTTGAGAAACATATTATCAGTTGCTGTGGCTAAGTGTCTTGTACAACTCCAAAAACTATACATAAGTAGTTGCTCTATGTTGGAGGAAATAATAGTTCCGAAAGaggatgaaaaagaagaagaagcaagCAAGGATATAATTGTGTTCCCTACACTAAAGTCTCTGACATTTGAATGGCTACCCAGTCTCAAGAGTTTCTGCAATGGGATTTACGCCCTTGAATTTCCATTATTAGAAAATTTGATGTTTAGGGAATGTAATGGGATGAAGACATTCTCTTATGGATCATTAAGCATGCCAAAGCTAAAGGAACTTAAAATAAATGATGAGAACCATCAATTAATGGGAACTCCAGACCTTAATTCAACAATGAGTCACTTGTTCAAG GCAAAGGGCAAAGTGGTATTGAATCCTTAA